GtgaaaatgcttttccacaGTAGGCACATGTATAAGGCTTCTCACCAGTATGCGTCCTCATATGGGAATTAAGATTTGAAATTTGTGAAAAAAGTTTTCCACACTGAGCACATTGATGGGGCTTCTCTCCCGTGTGTATTCGCATATGAGTTTTTAGACTTTGCATTAGTGAAAAAGTTTTCCTGCAATGAGCACattgatgaggcttctctcctgtGTTATCGTCGTTTTCAACACTGGAGAATTGTGTTAAAGTGATTCCACACTGTTCAGATTCATGAGGCATCTCTCTAGCGTGTGTTAGCATGTGGGTTTTCAGGTGTGCAACGTCTGAAAGAAAAACTCCAcaatggacacatttatgaaGCTTCTCTCcggtgtgtgttagcatgtgggttttaagagTTGAAATTTGTGAAAAAGTTTTTCCACACGGTTCACATCGATGAGGCTCCTCTCCtgtgtgtattagcatgtgggATTTCAGACCTGAAATTAGTGAAAAATCTTTTCCGCACTCAACGCGGCTAtggggcttctctccagtgtgaagAAGCATGTGGCGTTTAAGACGTGCACACTCTtcaaaagcttttccacactgggtacaGTTATGAGTGTCTTTGATGGTATTCTGCCTTTGCTTATTTCTAGTGTGTGTAAGCACGTGGCGTTTAAGATCTGAAGACTTtataaatgcttttccacactggacacattgatgaggtttctctccagtgtgtattcgCATGTGGCTTTTAAGATTTGCATTTGCTGAAAATGCTTTCCCACACcgggcacatttatgaggcttctctccagtgtgagttACCATATGGTCTTTAAGACGTGTTCGTGTTGTAAATGCTTTTTCACACTGGGTACattgatgaggcttctctccagtgtgtgtaagtatatggGTTTTAAGATGTGATCTTCGTAAAAAACATTTCCCACACCAGGTACattgatgaggcttctctccagtgtgtgttaaCATGTGGCGTTTAAGAGTTGAACTGTATGAAAAACattttccacactgggtacaTTGATGAGgcatctctccagtgtgtgttagcatgtggaCTTCAAGACGTGTTTGTGTTATAAAAGCTTTTTCACACTCTGTACATTTATGAGGCCTTATGGAAGTGTTCTGCTTTAGACTCAAgtcaacagtgtgtgtttgctggtgtttCTCTAGTTCACTCAGGGCTGTGAAACTCTTCCTGCAGACTGTACAGTGGTAGAGACGTCCTTTATGTTGCAGGTTCTTTTGCATTATACCTGAAAGAGTTACCATGCGAGTTAGAATCACAGATGATCTAAAACCACATAGTTGTGGCACTATATAAATTGTAATATCATCTTCTGcaaatcaaaaacacatttagttggaaaaaatgCTGTTCAAACTATCGTGC
This window of the Alosa alosa isolate M-15738 ecotype Scorff River chromosome 7, AALO_Geno_1.1, whole genome shotgun sequence genome carries:
- the LOC125297243 gene encoding oocyte zinc finger protein XlCOF6-like isoform X3 → MDLGLLFNSGGNVTEMQEVDLLSVMLKEEDIKEEEYGHTIACPDGDEKPFVDLDCQTETDVAESSVTDDETLQTTAEIEVKIEEEDDLPGCIMQKNLQHKGRLYHCTVCRKSFTALSELEKHQQTHTVDLSLKQNTSIRPHKCTECEKAFITQTRLEVHMLTHTGEMPHQCTQCGKCFSYSSTLKRHMLTHTGEKPHQCTWCGKCFLRRSHLKTHILTHTGEKPHQCTQCEKAFTTRTRLKDHMVTHTGEKPHKCARCGKAFSANANLKSHMRIHTGEKPHQCVQCGKAFIKSSDLKRHVLTHTRNKQRQNTIKDTHNCTQCGKAFEECARLKRHMLLHTGEKPHSRVECGKDFSLISGLKSHMLIHTGEEPHRCEPCGKTFSQISTLKTHMLTHTGEKLHKCVHCGVFLSDVAHLKTHMLTHAREMPHESEQCGITLTQFSSVENDDNTGEKPHQCAHCRKTFSLMQSLKTHMRIHTGEKPHQCAQCGKLFSQISNLNSHMRTHTGEKPYTCAYCGKAFSHFTGLKAHLQTHSEEKPPECSKSNVTSHTGEKPPECSKSSVTSHTGEKPPECSESNVTSLTGEKPHECSNSDDVTTVKKEEDEEEHQLESKSSQRLIPSITQVT
- the LOC125297243 gene encoding oocyte zinc finger protein XlCOF6-like isoform X4, with the translated sequence MDLGLLFNSGGNVTEMQEVDLLSVMLKEEDIKEEEYGHTIACPDGDEKPFVDLDCQTETDVAESSVTDDETLQTTAEIEVKIEEEDDLPGCIMQKNLQHKGRLYHCTVCRKSFTALSELEKHQQTHTVDLSLKQNTSIRPHKCTECEKAFITQTRLEVHMLTHTGEMPHQCTQCGKCFSYSSTLKRHMLTHTGEKPHQCTWCGKCFLRRSHLKTHILTHTGEKPHQCTQCEKAFTTRTRLKDHMVTHTGEKPHKCARCGKAFSANANLKSHMRIHTGEKPHQCVQCGKAFIKSSDLKRHVLTHTRNKQRQNTIKDTHNCTQCGKAFEECARLKRHMLLHTGEKPHSRVECGKDFSLISGLKSHMLIHTGEEPHRCEPCGKTFSQISTLKTHMLTHTGEKLHKCVHCGVFLSDVAHLKTHMLTHAREMPHESEQCGITLTQFSSVENDDNTGEKPHQCAHCRKTFSLMQSLKTHMRIHTGEKPHQCAQCGKLFSQISNLNSHMRTHTGEKPYTCAYCGKAFSHFTGLKAHLQTHSEEKPPECSKSNVTSLTGEKPHECSNSDDVTTVKKEEDEEEHQLESKSSQRLIPSITQVT